From Mya arenaria isolate MELC-2E11 chromosome 12, ASM2691426v1, the proteins below share one genomic window:
- the LOC128210247 gene encoding uncharacterized protein LOC128210247, protein MESYLNIILTLILAFCSTGIHGYQLCANGITYCETGYCCNSGLECCHSWGAGSIAGTVIGVLVFIGIVVGIYVCCRRRYHPVVVQQTGSPGVTVVNTNNQMGQQVQYPGQQFASPPYAGGGAAYPPQTKQGGNY, encoded by the exons ATGGAGTCCTATCTTAATATTATTCTGACTCTTATTTTGGCGTTCTGCTCGACTG GTATCCATGGCTACCAATTATGTGCGAATGGAATTACTTACTGCGAAACTGGATACTGCTGTAATAGCGGCCTTGAATGCTGTCACAGTTG GGGTGCGGGTAGCATAGCTGGCACGGTGATTGGTGTGTTGGTGTTTATCGGAATAGTGGTCGGGATCTACGTGTGTTGTCGGCGAAGATACCATCCCGTGGTCGTCCAGCAAACCGGATCGCCTGGCGTGACGGTTGTCAATACTAACAACC AAATGGGACAGCAAGTCCAGTATCCAGGGCAACAGTTCGCCTCGCCACCATATGCGGGAGGTGGCGCCGCCTATCCACCACAAACAAAACAGGGCGGGAATTACTAA